The genomic stretch GATGGTAAGATTATGAAGTCGGGAACGGCAGAACAGCTTGCATCTGACCCGAAAGTGCGCCAGTATTATCTCGGCGAAAAGTTTGCTCTTGACCGTTACCGCTGAACGCCTTTTCAGGGGCAAAGTAGAACCCGCCACACAACCACTCGGTTGCCATGGTCGTCATAATGAAGAAAAAAGCTTCGGAAGAAGATATCGAAGCTGTAATTACGAATCTCAATGCGTTTGGCTTTGATGTCCATCGCTCCAGTGGGATTAACCAAACGGTGTTGGGCGCGATTGGAGTCCGGCCGGGGTTTGATCATCGGATCATCCGAGGGCTTAGTGGTGTCGCAGATGTACAGAGGGTTACGGAGCCCTACAAACTGGCAAGTCGTGTAGGCCGGGAGGCGCCATCCATTATTGATGTTGATGGTCTGCACATCGGTGGGCATGCAATTACGGTGATGGCAGGTCTTCGCAGCACGGAAAGTGAGGAGAGAGTTAAGGAAGCGGCAACGCAGATTTCCACTTCTGGGGCATCGCTCTTTCGGGGAAGTATACTGAAACCACGCACATCCTTCTATGAATATCAGGGACTGGAAAGCGGTGGATTCAAAGTGATGCGTCAGGCGGCAGATGAGTGTGGGTTGAAGTTGGTGATGGAGGTGAGTAGTATGGGGCAAGTGGAGACCATATCAGAGTATGCGAGCATGCTGTTGGTGCAGGCACACAACATGCAGAATCTTGAATTATTGCGGGTGTTGGGGGAGTCAAATAAGCCAATCTTGCTTGAGAGAGGTCTTGCAGCTACAGTACAGGAATGGCTTATGGCGGCGGAGTACATTATGAGATCTGGGAACACAGGCGTGATTTTGTGCGAGCGCGGGATCCGTACGTTTGAATCCGCGACGCGTTATACCGTGGATTTATCTGCAGTGGTCGTTGCTAAGGTAAAAAGCCATTTACCTGTCTTCGTTGATCCGTGCCAGGGAACGGGCATGCGAGATTACGTGACCTCTTTGGCCTGCGCGGCTGTTGCGGCAGGTGCAGATGGAATTGCAGTGGATGTCCACCATGACCCTCCCCGCGCGTCTTCAAATGGGCTGCAAGCATTTAACTTTGACCAGTTCGCCGATCTGATTGTACAGGTTCGTAAAGTGGCAAATGCGGTCGGGCGCGGTTTGCATCAGTAACTGTCCGTGATACTCTGTTAGTTGCGCGGGCACCCGGTACGTATACGGGATATCGCTGCAGATGGAATGATTGATTTGGAAAAATTACAGGAAGTGAAAGAGCGGTTTCGTGTGCTGAACGAGATCATTGCAGATCCTGCAACAGCCGCAGATTCCAATCGTATGGCGGCCTTGGGACCGGAGCATCGGGAGCTGTCCGAAGTCGTAAGTGCAATAGAACGATATGAAGCTGCGCTCACGGAGTCGGAAGAAATGCAGGCATTGATTCGTGCAGAGAAAGACGCGGAATTGGTAGCATTGGCACGGGAAGAGTTGGAAGTATTAACGGCGAAATTGCCGCAGATGGAAGATGCGCTTAAGCAGGCACTTGCACCTAAGGATCCGGCGGATGCCCGCGATGCGATTGTAGAAATCCGTGCAGGTACGGGTGGCAGTGAAGCTGCATTGTTTGTCGCCGATCTGTTTCGTCTTTATGAACGCTACGTTACACGAAAAGGATGGAAACTTACCGTGATGAACAGTTCTGCAGGAAGTGTTGGGGGATTCAAAGAGGTCGTATTCGGTGTTGCCGGGCGTAGTGTGTTTGGTTATCTGAGATATGAAAATGGGGTTCATCGTGTTCAAAGGGTCCCACAAACGGAGTCCAGCGGGAGGCTGCATACCTCTGCCGCAAGCGTCGCGGTTTTGCCGGAAGCTACAGATGTTGAGATTGAGATTGCTCCGAACGAGCTCAAGATTGATGTGTATCGATCCAGTGGACCAGGAGGGCAGAGCGTGAACACGACGGATTCAGCGGTCCGGATCACCCACATCCCCACAGGCCTCGTCGTTACGTGCCAGGATGAAAAGAGCCAACACAAAAACAAGGACAAGGCACTGCGAGTGCTTCGCTCGCGTCTGTATGAAAAGAAACGGAGCGAGATTAATGCGGAGCGTGATGCAGTACGAAGAGAGGCAGTCGGATCAGGAGATCGTTCTGTGAAAATCCGAACCTACAATTACCCTCAGGATCGTGTAACAGATCATCGGTTGGAAGGGGAGCACAAAAATTATCCCTTGCGCAAGATCATCGAAGGTGAACTAGATGAGCTCGTGAATGCGCTACAAACCGCGGACCATGCGGGTCGGATGGCGAATGTGTAGGAATGGAACACAAGTA from Rhodothermaceae bacterium encodes the following:
- the aroF gene encoding 3-deoxy-7-phosphoheptulonate synthase, whose amino-acid sequence is MVVIMKKKASEEDIEAVITNLNAFGFDVHRSSGINQTVLGAIGVRPGFDHRIIRGLSGVADVQRVTEPYKLASRVGREAPSIIDVDGLHIGGHAITVMAGLRSTESEERVKEAATQISTSGASLFRGSILKPRTSFYEYQGLESGGFKVMRQAADECGLKLVMEVSSMGQVETISEYASMLLVQAHNMQNLELLRVLGESNKPILLERGLAATVQEWLMAAEYIMRSGNTGVILCERGIRTFESATRYTVDLSAVVVAKVKSHLPVFVDPCQGTGMRDYVTSLACAAVAAGADGIAVDVHHDPPRASSNGLQAFNFDQFADLIVQVRKVANAVGRGLHQ
- the prfA gene encoding peptide chain release factor 1, producing MIDLEKLQEVKERFRVLNEIIADPATAADSNRMAALGPEHRELSEVVSAIERYEAALTESEEMQALIRAEKDAELVALAREELEVLTAKLPQMEDALKQALAPKDPADARDAIVEIRAGTGGSEAALFVADLFRLYERYVTRKGWKLTVMNSSAGSVGGFKEVVFGVAGRSVFGYLRYENGVHRVQRVPQTESSGRLHTSAASVAVLPEATDVEIEIAPNELKIDVYRSSGPGGQSVNTTDSAVRITHIPTGLVVTCQDEKSQHKNKDKALRVLRSRLYEKKRSEINAERDAVRREAVGSGDRSVKIRTYNYPQDRVTDHRLEGEHKNYPLRKIIEGELDELVNALQTADHAGRMANV